In the Streptomyces sp. cg36 genome, one interval contains:
- a CDS encoding NTP transferase domain-containing protein, whose product MSTAPQARRKVLAVIPARGGSKGVPGKNLAPVGGVPLVVRAVRACLAARYVTDVAVSTDDPAIAGAAGGAGADVVVRPAAIAGDTATSEAAVLHALERHPDADVVLLVQCTSPFLTGEDVDAVAAAVVEGGADTAVAVAPFHGFVWRESADRDGEGLGHDKAFRPRRQDRPQDFLETGAAYAMDAEGFRTHRHRFFGHTALVPTDPARVLEIDDPHDLARARALAPLLDAAPVPGRADVDAVVLDFDGTQTDDRVLIDSEGRELVAVHRGDGLGVAALRRAGLELLILSTEQNPVVAARARKLQVPVLHGIDRKDLALKRWCEERGVDPARVLYAGNDVNDLPCFSLVGWPVAVADAHDSVRAAARAVTATPGGEGAIREIAAWLLGPELHHTPSPHPTRHNSPAQ is encoded by the coding sequence GTGAGCACAGCACCGCAGGCCCGCCGCAAGGTCCTCGCCGTCATCCCCGCCCGGGGCGGCTCCAAGGGCGTCCCGGGCAAGAACCTCGCCCCGGTCGGCGGCGTCCCGCTCGTCGTGCGGGCGGTCCGCGCCTGCCTGGCCGCGCGGTACGTCACCGACGTCGCCGTCTCCACCGACGACCCGGCCATCGCGGGCGCGGCGGGCGGCGCGGGCGCCGACGTCGTCGTGCGCCCCGCCGCGATCGCGGGCGACACCGCGACCAGCGAGGCGGCCGTGCTGCACGCCCTGGAGCGGCACCCGGACGCCGACGTGGTGCTCCTGGTGCAGTGCACCAGCCCGTTCCTGACCGGCGAGGACGTCGACGCGGTCGCCGCGGCCGTCGTCGAGGGCGGCGCGGACACGGCCGTCGCGGTGGCGCCCTTCCACGGCTTCGTCTGGCGCGAGTCCGCGGACCGCGACGGCGAGGGCCTGGGCCACGACAAGGCGTTCCGCCCGCGCCGCCAGGACCGCCCGCAGGACTTCCTGGAGACCGGCGCCGCCTACGCCATGGACGCCGAGGGCTTCCGCACCCACCGGCACCGCTTCTTCGGGCACACCGCGCTGGTGCCGACCGACCCGGCCCGGGTGCTGGAGATCGACGACCCGCACGACCTGGCCCGCGCCCGCGCGCTGGCGCCGCTCCTGGACGCGGCGCCCGTGCCCGGCCGCGCCGACGTCGACGCGGTCGTCCTCGACTTCGACGGCACCCAGACCGACGACCGGGTCCTCATCGACTCCGAGGGCCGCGAACTCGTCGCCGTCCACCGGGGCGACGGGCTCGGCGTCGCGGCCCTGCGCCGCGCCGGACTGGAGCTGCTGATCCTCTCCACCGAGCAGAACCCGGTGGTCGCCGCCCGCGCCCGCAAGCTCCAGGTCCCCGTGCTGCACGGCATCGACCGCAAGGACCTCGCCCTCAAGCGCTGGTGCGAGGAGCGCGGGGTCGACCCGGCCCGGGTGCTCTACGCGGGCAACGACGTCAACGACCTGCCCTGCTTCTCCCTCGTCGGCTGGCCGGTCGCGGTCGCCGACGCCCACGACTCCGTGCGCGCCGCCGCGCGCGCGGTCACCGCCACCCCCGGCGGCGAGGGCGCGATCCGCGAGATCGCCGCCTGGCTCCTCGGACCCGAGCTCCACCACACCCCTTCGCCCCACCCCACGCGCCACAACTCCCCTGCCCAGTAA
- a CDS encoding glycosyltransferase family 2 protein → MVKLSVVVPFYNVRTYAPDTLRSLRDNARDDFEFLLVDDCSSDGTADLLARAERELPGAVVLRHEKNGGLATARNTGIDAARGEYVTFLDGDDWLAPGYYARLVAAIEELGCDFLRTDHVQCTGRDRSVQRVPHGRRGEAMDPRAAILPATRSTSVDYAFAWAGIYHRRLVERGLLHFTDGLRTAEDRPWIWRLHRGADSFAVVGLLGVHYRRGVATSLTQIGDVRQLDFIRAFDQVIEDTAQDPNSAELLPKAVRTYCAIISHHLGNSERFEPAVARKLRTMSAAALKRMPQDILKEALDSMDSARAGRLRRLRGRTTAPRPAGAAA, encoded by the coding sequence GTGGTCAAGCTCTCCGTGGTCGTGCCGTTCTACAACGTGCGGACCTATGCCCCCGACACCCTGCGAAGTCTGCGCGACAACGCGCGGGACGACTTCGAGTTCCTGCTGGTCGACGACTGCTCCTCGGACGGTACGGCCGACCTCCTGGCCCGCGCCGAGCGCGAGCTGCCGGGGGCGGTGGTCCTCAGACACGAGAAGAACGGCGGCCTCGCCACCGCGCGCAACACCGGCATCGACGCGGCGCGCGGCGAGTACGTCACGTTCCTCGACGGGGACGACTGGCTGGCGCCCGGCTACTACGCCCGACTGGTCGCCGCCATCGAGGAGTTGGGGTGCGACTTCCTGCGCACCGACCACGTCCAGTGCACCGGCAGGGACCGGTCGGTGCAGCGGGTGCCGCACGGGCGGCGCGGCGAGGCGATGGACCCGCGCGCCGCGATCCTGCCGGCCACCCGCTCCACCTCGGTGGACTACGCGTTCGCCTGGGCCGGGATCTACCACCGGCGGCTGGTGGAGCGGGGTCTGCTGCACTTCACGGACGGGCTGCGCACGGCCGAGGACCGGCCCTGGATCTGGCGGCTGCACCGGGGCGCGGATTCCTTCGCGGTGGTCGGCCTGCTGGGCGTCCACTACCGCCGGGGAGTGGCGACTTCACTGACCCAGATCGGTGACGTACGCCAGCTCGATTTCATTCGCGCATTCGACCAGGTAATCGAAGACACCGCTCAAGATCCAAATTCCGCGGAACTGCTTCCCAAAGCGGTACGGACGTACTGCGCCATCATTTCCCACCACCTGGGAAACAGCGAAAGGTTCGAACCTGCGGTGGCTCGCAAACTGCGGACAATGAGTGCGGCGGCGCTGAAACGGATGCCGCAGGACATTCTGAAGGAGGCGCTGGACTCGATGGACTCGGCCCGCGCCGGCCGGCTGCGGCGACTGCGCGGCCGCACCACCGCCCCGCGCCCCGCGGGGGCCGCGGCCTGA
- a CDS encoding polysialyltransferase family glycosyltransferase, protein MRTTQIFLASTLYGVATLAAALDSDCFGPADRRLLLVSNNAPVPETSTPVDAMPGFARLRDRFDGVLSWNETIAPMHPGGWGPRADDVPLWERQLRRAWDLGDDRIELAVESIQVNPAGAVAQLFPDAPLHVYADGLMSYGPTRNKLDPLVGTRVRRVLHLDLVPDLEPLLLGEFGVPAEVIPTAAFTKVIGELAAEEGEFDVPEGAALLLGQYLAALSILTEAEEEELHLAMVRGAAARGHDRIVFKPHPSAPPAWSRSLRAEAQSLGVELTVLESPVLAEVLYERLAPALVAGCFSTALLTASAFYGLPVARTGTALLLDRLTPYQNSNRIPVTLVDALLPPLEGEPPAPPADLAGLVTAVGYAMQSEIRPDLRAGAERHLARHLDPYTWRYFKRRRLTTLALPGAVPSQLAFIPRNATVRKLARRARAAARRARAA, encoded by the coding sequence ATGCGTACCACCCAGATCTTCCTCGCGAGCACGCTGTACGGGGTGGCCACGCTCGCCGCCGCGCTCGACAGCGACTGCTTCGGCCCGGCCGACCGGCGGCTGCTGCTGGTCAGCAACAACGCCCCGGTCCCGGAGACTTCGACCCCGGTGGACGCCATGCCGGGCTTCGCGCGGCTGCGGGACCGCTTCGACGGGGTGCTCTCCTGGAACGAGACGATCGCGCCGATGCACCCGGGCGGCTGGGGGCCGCGCGCCGACGACGTCCCGCTGTGGGAACGCCAGCTGCGCCGCGCGTGGGACCTCGGCGACGACCGGATCGAGCTGGCCGTGGAGTCCATCCAGGTCAACCCGGCGGGCGCGGTCGCCCAGCTGTTCCCGGACGCGCCGCTGCACGTGTACGCGGACGGCCTGATGAGCTACGGCCCCACCCGCAACAAGCTGGACCCGCTGGTGGGCACGCGGGTGCGGCGGGTGCTCCACCTGGACCTGGTGCCGGACCTGGAGCCCCTGCTGCTCGGCGAGTTCGGGGTGCCCGCCGAGGTGATCCCGACGGCCGCCTTCACCAAGGTGATCGGCGAACTGGCCGCCGAGGAGGGCGAGTTCGACGTCCCGGAGGGCGCCGCCCTGCTGCTCGGCCAGTACCTGGCCGCGCTCTCGATCCTCACCGAGGCCGAGGAGGAGGAGCTGCACCTGGCGATGGTGCGCGGGGCCGCCGCCCGCGGCCACGACCGGATCGTCTTCAAGCCGCACCCCTCGGCCCCGCCCGCCTGGTCCCGCTCGCTGCGCGCCGAGGCGCAGTCGCTGGGCGTCGAACTCACCGTCCTGGAGAGCCCGGTGCTGGCCGAGGTGCTGTACGAGCGGCTGGCGCCCGCGCTGGTGGCGGGGTGCTTCTCCACCGCGCTGCTGACCGCCTCCGCCTTCTACGGGCTGCCGGTGGCGCGCACCGGCACCGCGCTGCTGCTCGACCGGCTCACCCCGTACCAGAACAGCAACCGGATCCCGGTGACGCTGGTGGACGCGCTGCTCCCGCCGCTGGAGGGCGAGCCGCCCGCGCCGCCCGCGGACCTGGCGGGGCTGGTGACGGCGGTGGGCTACGCGATGCAGTCCGAGATCCGCCCGGACCTGCGGGCGGGCGCGGAGCGCCATCTGGCGCGCCACCTCGACCCGTACACCTGGCGCTACTTCAAGCGCCGCCGGCTCACCACCCTGGCCCTGCCCGGCGCCGTCCCGTCCCAGCTCGCCTTCATCCCGCGCAACGCGACGGTGCGCAAGCTGGCCCGCCGGGCGCGGGCGGCGGCGCGCCGGGCCCGCGCCGCCTAG
- a CDS encoding L,D-transpeptidase family protein yields the protein MRRIHLTTVIARTLAAATVLTVTAACGASSDKASGAAAPAAPAPASSPAAGGTQDAASASNTEADGAAGAPAAAAPAAAVKPQGKVLMAAGAKGAQVTEAQARLAQVGWFDDTPTGTYGSVTATAVKGFQSKRGLATTGVIDTATWNKLADMTTKPTRQELLGKAVVKPKTKLDKRCMTGRVLCISKTTRTLNWVVNGKVQSSMDVRFGSQYTPTREGTFKVFMKSKNHVSSIYHTPMPYAMFFSGGQAVHYSSDFAKRGYAGASHGCVNVRDKAKIAALFDKVRVGDKVVVYW from the coding sequence ATGCGCCGGATCCATCTCACCACTGTCATAGCCAGGACGCTCGCCGCGGCGACCGTCCTGACCGTCACCGCCGCGTGCGGCGCCTCGTCGGACAAGGCGTCGGGCGCAGCCGCCCCGGCGGCGCCCGCGCCCGCCTCGTCCCCGGCCGCCGGCGGCACGCAGGACGCGGCGTCCGCCTCGAACACCGAGGCCGACGGCGCCGCGGGAGCCCCGGCCGCCGCCGCCCCGGCCGCCGCCGTCAAGCCGCAGGGCAAGGTGCTGATGGCGGCCGGCGCCAAGGGCGCGCAGGTCACCGAGGCCCAGGCCCGGCTCGCCCAGGTCGGCTGGTTCGACGACACCCCGACCGGGACGTACGGCAGCGTCACCGCCACCGCCGTCAAGGGCTTCCAGAGCAAGCGCGGCCTGGCCACCACCGGCGTCATCGACACGGCCACCTGGAACAAGCTGGCCGACATGACCACCAAGCCGACGCGCCAGGAGCTCCTCGGCAAGGCCGTGGTCAAGCCGAAGACCAAGCTGGACAAGCGCTGCATGACCGGCCGCGTGCTGTGCATCAGCAAGACCACCCGCACGCTCAACTGGGTGGTGAACGGCAAGGTCCAGTCGTCCATGGACGTCCGGTTCGGCTCGCAGTACACGCCGACCCGCGAAGGCACCTTCAAGGTCTTCATGAAGAGCAAGAACCACGTCTCCTCGATCTACCACACGCCCATGCCGTACGCGATGTTCTTCAGCGGCGGCCAGGCCGTGCACTACTCCTCGGACTTCGCCAAGCGCGGCTACGCGGGCGCCTCGCACGGCTGCGTCAACGTCCGGGACAAGGCCAAGATCGCCGCGCTCTTCGACAAGGTCCGCGTCGGCGACAAGGTCGTCGTCTACTGGTGA
- a CDS encoding methylmalonyl-CoA mutase, whose amino-acid sequence MAHESDEGRTTESGLPIGAVYGPGALAGWDPRERLGEPGAYPYTRGVYPTMYTGRPWTMRQYAGFGTAAESNARYRQLIADGTTGLSVAFDLPTQMGHDSDAPLAHGEVGRVGVAVDSVDDMRVLFEGIALDRVSTSMTINAPAAPLLLMYQLVGEEQGVAARELTGTVQNDVLKEYIARGTYIFPPKPSLRLVADTFRYCRAEIPRWNTISISGYHMAEAGASPVQEVAFTLADGIEYVRTAVAAGMDVDDFAPRLSFFFVARTTFLEEVAKFRAARRIWARVMREEFGARDPRSWMLRFHTQTAGVQLTAQQPEVNLVRVAVQGLAAVLGGTQSLHTNSFDEAIALPTDKSARLALRTQQVLAYETDVTATVDPFAGSYVVESMTDDVERAALELMARVAELGGAVGAIEQGFQKAEIERSAYRIARETDSGERVVVGVNRFRLDEEEPYEPLRVDPAIEARQAARLARLRAGRDARAVTAALDALRAAARGEDNVLYPMKDALRARATVGEVCGALREVWGSYEPREVF is encoded by the coding sequence ATGGCGCACGAGTCGGACGAGGGCCGGACCACCGAGAGCGGGCTGCCGATCGGGGCGGTGTACGGGCCGGGGGCGCTGGCGGGCTGGGACCCGCGGGAGCGGCTGGGCGAGCCCGGCGCGTACCCGTACACGCGGGGCGTGTACCCGACGATGTACACCGGCCGCCCCTGGACGATGCGGCAGTACGCGGGGTTCGGCACGGCCGCCGAGTCCAACGCCCGCTACCGGCAGCTGATCGCCGACGGCACCACCGGTCTGTCGGTCGCCTTCGACCTGCCCACCCAGATGGGCCACGACAGCGACGCGCCGCTCGCGCACGGCGAGGTGGGCAGGGTCGGGGTGGCGGTCGACTCGGTGGACGACATGCGGGTGCTGTTCGAGGGCATCGCGCTGGACCGGGTCTCCACCTCGATGACGATCAACGCGCCCGCCGCGCCGCTGCTGTTGATGTACCAGCTGGTCGGCGAGGAGCAGGGGGTCGCGGCCCGCGAGCTGACCGGCACGGTCCAGAACGACGTGCTCAAGGAGTACATCGCGCGGGGCACCTACATCTTCCCGCCGAAGCCGTCGCTGCGGCTGGTCGCGGACACCTTCCGCTACTGCCGGGCCGAGATCCCGCGCTGGAACACGATCTCCATCTCGGGGTACCACATGGCCGAGGCGGGCGCCTCGCCCGTGCAGGAGGTCGCGTTCACGCTGGCCGACGGCATCGAGTACGTGCGCACGGCGGTGGCGGCCGGGATGGACGTGGACGACTTCGCGCCGCGCCTGTCGTTCTTCTTCGTGGCGCGGACCACGTTCCTGGAGGAGGTCGCCAAGTTCCGGGCGGCGCGCCGGATCTGGGCGCGGGTGATGCGCGAGGAGTTCGGCGCGCGGGACCCCAGGTCGTGGATGCTGCGCTTCCACACCCAGACCGCCGGGGTGCAGCTGACCGCCCAGCAGCCCGAGGTGAACCTGGTCCGGGTCGCCGTGCAGGGCCTGGCGGCGGTGCTCGGCGGCACCCAGTCGCTGCACACCAACTCCTTCGACGAGGCCATCGCGCTGCCGACCGACAAGAGCGCCCGGCTCGCCCTGCGCACCCAGCAGGTCCTCGCGTACGAGACGGACGTGACCGCCACCGTCGACCCGTTCGCGGGCTCGTACGTGGTGGAGAGCATGACCGACGACGTGGAGCGGGCCGCGCTGGAGCTGATGGCGCGGGTGGCGGAGCTGGGCGGCGCGGTCGGCGCGATCGAACAGGGCTTCCAGAAGGCCGAGATCGAGCGCTCGGCCTACCGGATCGCCCGGGAGACCGACAGCGGCGAGCGGGTGGTGGTCGGCGTCAACCGCTTCCGCCTGGACGAGGAGGAGCCGTACGAGCCGCTCCGCGTCGACCCCGCGATCGAGGCGCGGCAGGCGGCCCGGCTCGCCCGGCTGCGGGCCGGGCGCGACGCCCGCGCGGTCACCGCCGCCCTGGACGCCCTGCGCGCGGCGGCCCGGGGCGAGGACAACGTCCTGTACCCGATGAAGGACGCGCTGCGGGCCCGGGCCACGGTCGGCGAGGTCTGCGGCGCGCTGCGGGAGGTGTGGGGCTCCTACGAGCCCCGGGAGGTGTTCTGA
- a CDS encoding DUF6716 putative glycosyltransferase, with translation MPVRTSPADAPLRIAVVADSDTRWKWGALTARRIAGRPPELAGFLLRGRATPTPRQLAEVGVAADALREVTMAEFLRAAEREPYDVVVLALVGGAAQAALHGLARLWPGHARRPVLVTGYVGVVYEKLADGLLLRHGADVVLANSRHDAERFRAVYEGVGADAAAVTEAALPFLGGAPHTPEPGRDTVVFAAQPSVPESRADRMYLLRRLIGHARRHPERDVLLKLRSKPGEHTTHIEEQPYQKLARSLDPPPNFRLVYGHMGEVLDRTDLLVTVSSTAALESLHRSVPTAVLTDLGVREALGNHHFIGSGCLASWDQLDAGHRPSPDPRWLAAQGVAPGEAYEGAFDAVRARLAELLARPALAPVSPYYTPVTAPGYLPGILARHHLAPDGTPLPGAAPETEATGVRRLVRDAVRDAARGAYRHGVQRVAPVIRRMGEL, from the coding sequence GTGCCCGTACGTACCAGTCCCGCCGACGCCCCCTTGCGGATCGCCGTCGTCGCGGATTCCGACACCCGGTGGAAATGGGGTGCCCTCACCGCGCGCCGCATCGCCGGCCGGCCGCCCGAGCTCGCCGGCTTCCTGCTGCGCGGCCGTGCCACCCCCACCCCGCGCCAGCTGGCCGAGGTCGGGGTCGCCGCCGACGCGCTGCGCGAGGTGACGATGGCCGAGTTCCTGCGCGCCGCCGAGCGGGAGCCGTACGACGTGGTGGTCCTCGCCCTGGTCGGCGGCGCGGCGCAGGCGGCGCTGCACGGCCTCGCCCGGCTCTGGCCCGGCCACGCCCGGCGGCCCGTCCTGGTCACCGGCTACGTCGGCGTCGTCTACGAGAAGCTGGCCGACGGGCTGCTGCTGCGCCACGGCGCCGACGTGGTGCTCGCCAACTCCCGCCACGACGCCGAGCGGTTCCGGGCCGTGTACGAGGGGGTGGGCGCGGACGCCGCCGCGGTCACCGAGGCCGCCCTGCCCTTCCTGGGCGGCGCCCCCCACACCCCCGAACCCGGCCGCGACACGGTGGTCTTCGCCGCCCAGCCCTCGGTGCCCGAGAGCCGCGCCGACCGGATGTACCTGCTGCGGCGGCTGATCGGGCACGCCCGCCGCCACCCGGAGCGCGACGTGCTCCTCAAGCTGCGCTCCAAGCCCGGCGAGCACACCACGCACATCGAGGAGCAGCCCTACCAGAAGCTCGCCCGCTCCCTCGATCCGCCGCCCAACTTCCGGCTGGTGTACGGGCACATGGGCGAGGTCCTGGACCGCACCGACCTGCTGGTCACCGTCTCCTCGACGGCCGCCCTGGAGTCCCTGCACCGCTCGGTGCCCACCGCCGTCCTCACCGACCTGGGCGTGCGCGAGGCCCTCGGCAACCACCACTTCATCGGCTCGGGCTGCCTCGCCTCCTGGGACCAGCTGGACGCCGGACACCGCCCGAGCCCCGACCCGCGCTGGCTCGCCGCCCAGGGCGTGGCGCCCGGCGAGGCGTACGAGGGCGCCTTCGACGCGGTGCGCGCCCGGCTCGCCGAACTCCTCGCCCGCCCGGCGCTGGCGCCCGTCAGCCCGTACTACACGCCCGTCACCGCCCCCGGCTATCTGCCGGGCATCCTCGCCCGCCACCACCTCGCCCCCGACGGCACCCCGCTGCCGGGCGCCGCACCCGAGACGGAGGCCACCGGCGTGCGCCGTCTGGTGCGCGACGCCGTACGGGACGCGGCCCGCGGGGCCTACCGCCACGGCGTCCAGCGCGTGGCCCCGGTCATCCGCCGGATGGGAGAACTGTGA
- a CDS encoding RNA polymerase sigma factor, whose amino-acid sequence MQGEDAELTAAILAAQGGDESAFRAVYRAVHPRLLGYTRTLVGEADAEDVASEAWLQIARDIERFSGDADRFRGWAATIARNRALDHIRMRGRRPAVGGDETELTGRPADSDTAGEAMESLSTGRTMALIAQLPQDQAEAVVLRVVVGLDAKSAARTLGKRPGAVRTAAHRGLKRLAELLGAENGQADLGGVPPQRNRSCGVTQSGAPTQKDM is encoded by the coding sequence GTGCAGGGGGAAGACGCGGAGCTGACCGCCGCGATACTCGCGGCACAGGGCGGCGACGAGAGCGCGTTCCGCGCTGTGTACCGCGCGGTGCACCCGCGGCTGCTCGGCTACACCCGCACCCTGGTCGGCGAGGCCGACGCGGAGGACGTGGCGTCCGAGGCGTGGCTCCAGATAGCCCGGGACATCGAGCGCTTCAGCGGCGACGCGGACCGCTTCCGCGGCTGGGCCGCCACCATCGCCCGCAACCGGGCCCTGGACCACATCCGGATGCGCGGCCGGCGCCCCGCGGTCGGCGGCGACGAGACCGAGCTGACCGGGCGCCCCGCCGACTCGGACACCGCGGGCGAGGCCATGGAGTCGCTCTCCACCGGACGTACGATGGCGCTCATCGCCCAGCTCCCGCAGGACCAGGCCGAGGCCGTGGTGCTGCGCGTGGTCGTCGGGCTCGACGCCAAGAGCGCCGCCCGGACCCTCGGCAAGCGGCCCGGCGCGGTGCGCACCGCCGCGCACCGCGGCCTCAAGCGGCTCGCCGAACTGCTGGGCGCGGAGAACGGCCAGGCGGACCTCGGCGGTGTGCCGCCGCAACGGAATCGGTCGTGCGGTGTGACGCAATCGGGCGCGCCGACGCAGAAGGACATGTGA
- a CDS encoding FAD-dependent monooxygenase, whose amino-acid sequence MALNSVKELSSATVATDVLIVGAGPAGLVLAVDLARRGVPALLVEKGPALFPGSRGKGLQPRTQEVLDDLGLTGALRTASRAYPRMLAWEGPEGTTRGREWDMIERAEPTEQVPFADAVLIGQAHLQALLHQRLLELGGRVVLDTELTGLDQDEDGVTAHFAAAPDIRARYLVGTDGGRSTVRRLLGIALSGETVDPKPLLVADVILTRDAFADDRNWHAWTGGPDGGAVLCPLPGTERLFQLVAQYSDPAAVPDATDEGVRKLLAARTAVAADQIAEVVWASGFQPRAALADRYRAGRVFLAGDAAHIHSPAGAQGLNTSSQDSYNLGWKLGQVLLHGAPEELLDTYETERRAVAADVLGLSTRLHREALLGEGSRRGSEVKGLGIDYRGGPLASGRAGALEAGDRAPDGVRPEGRLFDLFRGPHFTLLAFGTELPPLEAPLVHAHALGPYEAYGEGLFLVRPDGYVGWAGRTAEGLTEYLERTGAL is encoded by the coding sequence ATGGCACTTAACAGCGTTAAGGAATTGTCGTCCGCCACCGTCGCCACCGACGTGCTGATCGTCGGCGCCGGGCCCGCCGGTCTGGTCCTCGCCGTCGACCTCGCCCGCCGGGGCGTCCCCGCACTGCTCGTGGAGAAGGGCCCCGCGCTCTTCCCCGGCTCGCGCGGCAAGGGCCTGCAGCCCCGCACCCAGGAGGTGCTCGACGACCTCGGGCTCACCGGGGCCCTGCGCACGGCCTCCCGCGCCTACCCCCGGATGCTGGCGTGGGAGGGGCCCGAGGGCACCACCCGGGGCCGCGAGTGGGACATGATCGAACGCGCCGAGCCCACCGAGCAGGTCCCCTTCGCGGACGCCGTCCTGATCGGCCAGGCGCATCTGCAGGCACTGCTCCACCAGCGGCTGCTGGAGCTCGGCGGCCGGGTCGTCCTCGACACCGAGCTGACCGGCCTCGACCAGGACGAGGACGGCGTCACCGCGCACTTCGCCGCCGCCCCGGACATCCGCGCCCGCTACCTCGTCGGCACCGACGGCGGGCGCTCCACGGTCCGCCGCCTGCTCGGCATCGCCCTGTCCGGCGAGACCGTCGACCCGAAGCCGCTGCTGGTCGCCGACGTGATCCTGACGAGGGACGCGTTCGCCGACGACCGCAACTGGCACGCCTGGACCGGCGGTCCGGACGGCGGCGCGGTGCTCTGCCCGCTGCCCGGCACCGAGCGGCTCTTCCAGCTGGTCGCCCAGTACAGCGACCCGGCCGCCGTGCCGGACGCCACGGACGAGGGCGTGCGCAAGCTGCTGGCCGCCCGCACCGCCGTCGCCGCCGACCAGATAGCGGAGGTCGTCTGGGCCTCCGGCTTCCAGCCGCGCGCGGCGCTGGCCGACCGCTACCGCGCCGGGCGGGTGTTCCTGGCGGGCGACGCCGCCCACATCCACTCCCCGGCCGGCGCCCAGGGCCTCAACACCAGCTCCCAGGACTCCTACAACCTCGGCTGGAAGCTCGGCCAGGTGCTGCTGCACGGCGCCCCCGAGGAGCTGCTGGACACCTACGAGACCGAGCGGCGGGCGGTCGCCGCCGATGTCCTCGGCCTCAGCACCCGGCTGCACCGCGAGGCGCTGCTGGGCGAGGGCAGCCGCCGCGGCAGCGAGGTCAAGGGGCTCGGCATCGACTACCGGGGCGGCCCGCTGGCGTCCGGCCGGGCCGGAGCCCTGGAGGCGGGCGACCGCGCCCCCGACGGCGTCCGCCCCGAGGGCCGCCTCTTCGACCTGTTCCGGGGCCCGCACTTCACCCTGCTGGCCTTCGGCACCGAACTCCCGCCCCTGGAGGCCCCTTTGGTCCACGCGCACGCGCTCGGCCCGTACGAGGCGTACGGCGAGGGCCTGTTCCTCGTCCGCCCGGACGGGTACGTCGGCTGGGCCGGCCGGACGGCCGAGGGCCTGACGGAGTACCTGGAGCGCACGGGCGCGCTCTGA
- a CDS encoding RNA polymerase sigma factor, whose product MGRGGDRRGGRNRSEDAELAAAVARARDGDEPAFAVVYRLVHPALLAQLRALVGTEAEDVASETWLEIARDLARFRGDGAGFRGWAATIARHRALDQLRRQKRRPRTVLLDEEALEVPGAQDTAEAALEALSTRWALQLIATLPREQAEAVLLRVVAGLDGTTAAQVLGKRPGSVRTAAHRGLRRLAAGLGPGTE is encoded by the coding sequence ATGGGCAGGGGTGGGGACCGGCGCGGTGGCCGGAACCGGAGCGAGGACGCGGAGCTCGCGGCGGCCGTCGCGCGCGCCCGGGACGGGGACGAGCCGGCCTTCGCCGTGGTCTACCGCCTGGTGCACCCCGCGCTCCTCGCCCAGCTGCGCGCCCTGGTCGGCACCGAGGCCGAGGACGTGGCCTCCGAGACATGGCTGGAGATCGCCCGTGACCTGGCCCGCTTCCGGGGCGACGGGGCGGGCTTCCGGGGCTGGGCCGCCACCATCGCCCGGCACCGCGCCCTGGACCAGCTGCGCCGCCAGAAGCGAAGACCCAGGACCGTGCTGCTGGACGAGGAGGCGCTGGAGGTGCCGGGCGCCCAGGACACCGCCGAGGCGGCCCTGGAGGCCCTGTCGACCCGCTGGGCGCTCCAGCTGATCGCCACCCTGCCGCGCGAGCAGGCGGAGGCGGTGCTGCTGCGGGTGGTGGCGGGCCTCGACGGCACGACGGCCGCCCAGGTCCTCGGCAAGCGCCCCGGCTCCGTGCGCACGGCCGCCCACCGGGGCCTGCGGCGCCTGGCGGCGGGGCTGGGGCCGGGGACGGAGTGA
- a CDS encoding TetR/AcrR family transcriptional regulator C-terminal domain-containing protein, whose product MATTRIDRALVADTALRLLNEVGLDGLSLRAIAKELKVQAPALYWHFKNKQALLDEMATVMYRRLAQEHDGVPGARPDAPWQELLAGFNRSLRTMLLSYRDGAKVYGGARFTGTDHARPMEVLLTEMGAAGFAPADAVLAGTTAYAYTMGFVAEEQGMGDEPFDVGARAVRLADFPLAAAAGPGLFEDYDERFEAGLRMVIAGAEALYAGGAPGADAP is encoded by the coding sequence GTGGCTACGACGAGAATCGACCGGGCGCTGGTCGCCGACACCGCGCTGCGGCTCCTGAACGAGGTGGGGCTCGACGGGCTCTCCCTGCGGGCCATCGCCAAGGAGCTCAAGGTCCAGGCGCCCGCGCTGTACTGGCACTTCAAGAACAAGCAGGCGCTGCTCGACGAGATGGCGACCGTGATGTACCGGCGCCTGGCGCAGGAGCACGACGGCGTCCCCGGGGCGCGCCCGGACGCCCCCTGGCAGGAGCTGCTGGCGGGCTTCAACCGGTCGCTGCGCACGATGCTGCTGAGCTACCGGGACGGCGCCAAGGTGTACGGCGGCGCCCGCTTCACCGGCACCGACCACGCCCGCCCGATGGAGGTGCTGCTGACGGAGATGGGGGCGGCGGGCTTCGCCCCGGCGGACGCGGTGCTGGCCGGCACCACCGCGTACGCGTACACGATGGGCTTCGTCGCCGAGGAGCAGGGCATGGGCGACGAGCCCTTCGACGTCGGCGCCCGCGCGGTCCGCCTCGCCGACTTCCCGCTGGCCGCCGCGGCGGGCCCGGGGCTCTTCGAGGACTACGACGAACGCTTCGAGGCGGGCCTGCGCATGGTGATCGCGGGGGCGGAGGCGCTGTACGCCGGGGGCGCCCCCGGCGCGGACGCGCCCTAG